The Serinus canaria isolate serCan28SL12 chromosome Z, serCan2020, whole genome shotgun sequence genomic interval GTAGTAATTTGTGCTACCCAAAGCCTGGAGCAGATGGAAATGCCGGAGGATTTTGGCCATGAAAATATCTGGCCATGCCCAGCACATGGCCCACCTGCACTTCCCTTGCCCACTCAGGATGGGCAAGGGAAGCGCAGATTTtggatggcagcagagccacacaTTGGCTCAGAACTCACTGCAATGGCCTGCTGGCTTAGAAAAAGATCAAggatacattttatatattctatttattaCAGTATATATATTAAAATCTATATTATGTAGTATATTGTGGGAATCCTTaagagggttttgggaaagctgcttcTCAGTGAGGAGGATTTCTAGCCTAGaggaatacaaaaataaaaaagaagaccATGGACAATGCCATTGCCGGAGGCCCAGGCTGTTAAAGGAGGAATGGATCTTCCTCTTCGCCATCTGTAGCTGATACCCTGGCAAGTAATAAGCAGAAACTCTCGGGGCTCCTGGGCAATGAGATGGGAAACCATCTATCTAAACCAGAATGGGAAGTTTTTTACCGGCTTGAGACACTTTTACAGGATAAAGGATGTTCAGACATCTCAAAACATGAGCTAAAAGACTTATTAATCTGGGTAAAAGTGAATACTCAAAATACAGACTTGAAGTCTGCCTTTAACCTTTGATTTCTGGGACCGAATACACTGGAAAATTTACAAGCTGGTCTCTCTCTAAAAGGAAGAGAATTTGGTCAAACTAATGCCTGTCTCCAGAGCTTTAATGGAAAGCTGTGAACAGAATGATTGTAACAGAGACTTTCTCAAACACCAAACAGAACACCTGGATCTGAGCCTTTAAtttcaaaggctgctgggcCTTCACCCTCCTCTGGGGGGATCCCAGGTTTTGTTCGGGGTTCCATCCCTTCTCCTGGTGTGTCCAGGGTTTCCCCAGGTGGTGTGGACAGCACCCCGAAGCCTGGGAAGGGAGAATTAGATCATCTTCGAGCTTCAGTCatgttctctgctttttccaatATTCCTAGTGTCACTGGGGCTGTGACAGGCTGTCCTCCCATTCCTCCATGAAATCATCCAACCCTGGAATTCCCGGGAAagcatttgggatttttgttgcATTCCAAGAGGGTGGGGGGGCAGGGGTTGTGTTCTGGGGAGGCTGGGAGTCAAATGGGTCCAGGAGATGAGACAGTTCATTTGGGGAGATGAGACAGTTCATTTGCAAAACaggtgctgctgtttctgtgccctgctcctcttccaAACAAGATGAGGCCGGATCTACCCCCCCATGGCAGCGTTCCTGGGactgctgcactgcagaagctgcagaagctgTAGAAGCAGCCCCTGACCCAGGCAAAAGTGAATCCAAGTCTCTGGGTTTAAGAGGTGGAATTTTGTTGACCTTCACTAGAGGGAGAACAGAAGGACAATGACAGCTCAGCTGTTCAATCAGAAAACACCCCAGGAACTGTCAGGTACAGGGGTTCAACATCATTGCATGGAGACAATCGAGGAATTTGTAGAATAGTGTCCAAGGAAGAAAGAGGCATTCACAGCCACCTTTGAGTGTTCCCAAATATTATCCTGCCTCATTCAATTTCCTATTATTCCCCAAAAGAAGGTTATGGCCTTGCTGGCAGCACCTCTACTGTGTCAGCTGAATGGACACATGGCAGGAAACTTAGGAAAAGGACTTCACATCAAAGTCCCAATAAGTCTGTGCAGGAATCAACATCTGTCTCTCTCTAGAAAGGCTGGTTGAAACAGACTAGTTTAAAATATGCTAAGAAATGGATAGCATTTCCATAGGGACACTTGAACccaatttttctttaaaacccATTGAAGTACCTTGCCTATGTGTTTTACAAAACGCTTGCAAAGATCTGGATATTCCTTGGCTCACTGACAAGGTGAGGCCATGGTCTCCAAGCTGTCCTGAGAGCTGCTTCAGCTGACAGCTTAGAGCAGCCCATGTGCACTCCTTTATAACCCTCCAAAACAAGATCATTTGGAGATGGGGTTGTCCAAACTTCTAAGCCTTTGACCACTTAGGCAGAGAGTCTGCAATAACAAGAATGGTCAAAAAACACTCCTTATACTTACCATAAAGAATTTCCATCTGCCACaatcttttcttaaaatgtcCACAACTTCACAGAAGATGTGGTGGGCTTCCACCCTCTTCtgataaatttatttcagtggaCAAACTTAAGACTTGTAGAAAAGAATTCACCAAAAGAAAGCCACTCCAAATGTAATACAAGCAACAATGAGAGAAGAATTACCAATAGTGAGATTTCTTTATTGTTAATGTTCAATCCTATCATTTTTCAACTTCTTAAACTTACTAAATTTCTTTGAGCTAATCctatatttttaagaaataatctACTGCTCAGTACTAACATAACCTACTGTTCAATACTAACTCAAATGATCCTAAAACCCTAATATTctagctgaaataaaaaatccagAGTTCAAAGATTTCACGAGGCTGAAGCAAATGTCTGGTGCCAGGACTCCACTTACAGCTGCTCAAATTCAGAAATGCGGCTCTGAATATGGGCCAGATTTTTGTGGAGGTACTGGCACCTGCTCTTCATTTCAGTGTAGCTGGGGCTACCCTGtgaaggagaaagcaaaagaaaattagggCATGCAAACATTTCTGCAGCGTCTACAGTCTGATgtgctttgctttaaaaaagccCTGAGGCAGACTCAGCAGTTACCattgccctgcagctctggtgtCACACGTACCTGTTGTAACTGCTGATAATCTGTTAGGATTTGATGAAGCAGcatcttcaaggaaaaaaaacatgaaaatgtttcaCTAGCACTATAAAATGCAAACTTTGATAAAACATGAAATGTACACTCAGTCAGACTCTagagatttttctctgtcaACCACCCTTCTTCTGGGAGGTTTGCAAAAACAAATCTCTCCCAGCATCACCCAAGATCTGCAATTCAGCCTCTCAATAGGCAACAGAAGGAGCCTGATACTCTAAGACTCTGCTTGGGACACCTCTCACCTTACTGTTTCTTCATAGACAGCTCAAACAGGGGCTTTTGGGCAGGGTCTGGCAAAAATCAGACCCAGCCCAAGTAGTGTGTGAGCATAAATGCCAATTCCCTTTGTCCCACTGAGTGGCTCCAGGGAATCCAAAGCACTACTGCAATGAAGCACAGTCTTCATGGTTTTATCCTCCTTTACCTGATAGGCTTCAGAGCCTGGAGTCAGAGACTTTCACTGCTCCTGAAACTGTCTGAACCTCTTTACAGTCTTGTCTATCTGAGAATGTAAATTCCGGTATTCCTCATACTCTGCATTGAAGTCATCCTTGTAGCGCTGGCATTGCTCCAAGGAGACAATGGCTACGTATTTTCTAATGGAAAAAATGAGACCATTTTTCCATGAGTGAACTCTAAGAGAATATTCTAGTATGTTTCTAGTCCGTAAAACACGTGTCATTTTACACCAAGCACAGGGTAATGTCCAACACAGACACCCAAGCTTTGAGTCAGTTGCTATGGGACAGACAGTTTCTACTTTCAAGCTCATGTGCTTCAAGAGAATGTAGTCAGGTAACTCTAGGAATCTGCCACATTTCTGTGGCACAGATTTCTAGTGACTAATAGCTTACGTTGTAGAGATTTTGTTCATTAGCAAGTGGAGCACATTTAGAAAAGATTTGCCCTCATTTCAAATGTCAAatgacaaagaaacaaaacagcttCAGGAAGAGGAGATACATTGCTAAATAATAATCGCTTCCTCTGTAGGATAAACTTAATGAAGTTCCATTTCATTGTGAAAATTTATATGCAAAATACTTTTGTAAAGGAATGCATTTATGGAGTTGAGTGCACAGAGTTGGACTTTTGAGCTACATTCTTGTCTGTCTAATGGTAAAGCAGAGAAAACGATGATATTTGATTCTTCGAGTGGACAGCAGTTACATCACTGACCATGGAATGGAGGCATTTGAAATGCAGCCACAAAAACTAACTCTACACAAGTCTAAAACTACAACAAGAAATACCCAAACCACATCAGCTCCTAAAAAGGGCAAAACTCATTAATGCCTAAAGCCACCAATGGGAGTCAAAACCTTTGTCCTTCCATTCTCCCTCAAATCAACAGGTATGAGGTTTATCAAACTCCTGACACAAATCCAAGATGAAGTGGCAATGAGAACAATAGATGCCACTTCCCAACACTCTCACACCAATGCTTTTGCACCTCTGGGCCTGAAGGGCTGGTTCTTATTGGATGACAAAAACACCTTTCACATGGAAATAAATCCTTCAAACCACCCTGAGATTAATATTTACAAGCAGTAAATTTTAAACAAGTTAAATTCAGTAGCGGGACTGAAAACAACTCATGCCGGGGATGCATCCCAGGCCAGATACACTTGACTAGTCTGCAagttaattttgaaaagaaaactacAGATGCCTTTCAACATTTTGGTAGGCACGGGAGCAAGGTGAGCCAGGGCCCTGCCATGCCTGCTCcaaaggctgcagctgccccagagccccagagctgcaggaggcctggctgcccctgccaACAGCACTGCTCTGACACAAGCTGGGAGCaatttccagtgtttcaccacacACAGTCacacttctcccttccctcctgcactgcaaaTTCAGTGaggggatgcagcagcactgctgcagctgagcctgtgcGACTTcgctgcaggaagggagggcCCGGCCGGGCCTGACCCCCTCGGTGTTCatctctgctctgagcctggcaGGCCAAACTAAACCTGCTCAAACTCATCCTTTCAGCACAGGGAAGAGCTTGATCCTGCTCCCCACAGAGAGTGGCAAGGGTTAATTGCTATTTTACTCACCTCAGGTAGTCTGGTTGGTTGCTTGTTGCAGAGCATGTGGAGGCAATGGAAGTATCTTTTtccagcagagaagcagaattttgACACTCTTCATCAGGAGATCCCTATTGGACAGTCTTAAAAAAGTCCTTCAGAGCTTTCTTCTCACAGCAAATTACTCAGAAGAAGTGACAACATTTAATAATAGGGCACAGACTACCATCTCCACCATATACAGTCCTGAAGTTTAAAAACAGGGAATGGCCACTTTATTATACAGGTTGGGCATTCCCACAGTGTTAGCCCCAGCTCAGATTTTCTTATTTGAAGATATGAGGTGGCATCTGCACAGTTATTCAAGTCATACAGGAAAAGATGCAGCTTTACAAAAGACAACAGCTTGAGAGAGATCAACATCAAGGTTCTAACAAGAAATAAACACGaaataaagctgaaattctTCTCATGCCATGTTTTAATCCCCACTTCCCTGCCAACTCCAGAGTTTCCTGCTCTCTTGCAAGTAGGAAAGCCAATTCCATTCTATAGGGCTTACTGGCACTAAGTCTCCAAAACCCTGCAGCCAAAACCGAGTGCTCCTCACAAACATGGCAAGATGGGGttggaaacagctctgcactTGTGAATTGCCCTTCGCCTCTTGGCAAAGGCATTTGGGAAGCATTGCAGACATAACCTCAAAGCTCTCTTTCCAAAGAAATTTTGAAGAATTACGATGATAATAAAAAGAGCTGCCATAAGGAAAAGTCAACTGAAACAGGAAGGAACAATCAAGATCATGATAATCCCTGTCTGCTTTCCATTTCAGGTTTTGTGCCAAGCATAAAAAACCCCCATGATCCTTTACATTCCTTATgagcttttatttccttgtttacACAAAGTAATCTTGTTAAAACTCAGCCTTTCATGACAATCTTTAACCTATCTGAGCTTTAATTCTTGAGGAAAGAGCTGTCGTGTGATGTTCCACTTGCTTTTGTTGATTTTAGTGTTAGAATTATTACATGGTACAGCAGAAGTATAAAAAGAAGTGTAATAGGGGTAATGAAACTGGACAGAAATACCAGTAGTCACAGTATGTTCAATACAACCTGGAAGAACAGCTTTGCTGTGAGCATTGCATTTCCAAAAGTGCACTTGCTCTCATGGCTCAGTCCACATGAAAGCTTCAGCCTAAGCCCCAACTTGAAAGacagaacagatttttccttCACCAGCTCGGCAGAATTTGGTAACTGGCTCCTCAAGAAAGCTGCTCATGTGTTTATAGATTCCAGCAGAAATCCTTCCAAAGACATCCCAAGGTTTGCAGGTACCGTGTGCATATCCAGAAGAAATGTGGAAAGACCATCTCAAAGCACCTGTCTCTACAAGCACACCATCACTTGCTAGAGGCATCTGCACACTCCAAACCAGCCTCCAGGCTAAACCCAGCTTGGAATTTGACAAGTCAACCTCCAAAAGAGACAACCCACAGATTTACCAAAGCAACTGAACTCTGCCCTActgcctgtgtccctgtcaTCAGAAATCAAGTGCTCTTTatgcatttcttttcagcttttcaatGCTGTTTTCAATCTGCACCACTTCCACagcttttgaagaaagaaattctgcagCTAGGATGGAGAGGAACTCCCAGTGCAGTTCACTGGAGTTCACAGTTCAGTGCAGAACTCCCAGGAAACCACAGCCCAGGTTTTATAGCTTTTGGAGTTTCCATGAAAAGGCTGAGTTCCATAAAGAAGCATGGAATCATTGAGATTTAATCAACATACTTCAGTAAACTAGTCTGCAATAAATGTGTTACAGGTTTCTGCTTTCAGCCTGCAGTCTTGAAAATCTGCTGATGGAAAAAGTGCTGTCTCAGTCAACACTTGTCATTTTACAAGAAatcagatggaaagaaaaaaatccattcccTGTGGCTCTCTTGTGCCTGACTCTTCCTTTTAACCAGCTTCTCCCAACACCAATCCATTtcatatttctctgtttttgatCAGTTATGCACTACTTAGAGGAAAAATTTCTCAAAATGAATGTCGTATTAGAGAAGGTTCCAGCAGTGCAGGTTCTGGGCTTTGCTCTTGTTGCCTTTAAATGAGGAGTTACAACCTAATgcaatggcagaaaaaaatgtcattttgatATTTCATGACCATAGAGCAGGCATAATGGTAGAGCAGTGCCTTCATGTATCCAGTGTCCACTTTCAAAGCTCCCTTTTACACAAGGTGCAAGAGCACAATTAATTGTTTTAGAGCACTGTCAAAGAAAGACGCTCCGATAAGATAAGCCACCACAACAGGAATTTGAGACAAGCACagatgacaagaagaaaagaactaAGCCTTGGCCTAACAGAAGTGAAGGTTTCAAATTAGGAAACCAGACAAAAACTCTACTGTAGAGACTGTGGGTAAGGAAAATCACTGCTTGCATAGCTGCTAGCCCAAGATGTGGGGACAGCTGTGACCACCCTGTGGATACCCCAATTTTGGACAGTATAAAGGTGGTACTGCATGTAAATACAGGCTCTATCTCATTCCTACTTTCTCAGCACAGCACTAAGGAAGTCCTACTTCAAGTCTGTAGCTAAAGTGCTTTGGGAGAAAGACACCCCCTTCAGGAGCTCCATCAAAGGCTTCCCCAAAAGGGAAGGGCCTGGACATTCCCATCAAAGCTTTTACACCACCAGCAAGTCGGCTACAATTTACTATACAGACCAGAATgttaaaaatgcacaaaataccTGAGCAGGTCTTGCTGGAGCGCCTCTCTCAGAAGGCCCTGGAGATGtcacttggctgctgctggtgaggtTCTGAGATGGAGGTGATTTTCTGTATGGATGGTCACATATTTCATGTTCCAAGGTCTAAAAATCAACTGTCATAGTTCTGTCCTTGCCAGGAAAACAGACCTTCAGTGTCAGGACTCAAGGAAAAAGCATGAAGCTGAGATGAGGGGGCTTTAGGCAGGatatcaggaaaatgttttgccCCAGCGGGTGCTTGAGCACTGCAACAGGCTCCCCAGGCCAGTGGTCACTGCAGGAGGCTTCAAAAAGTGTTTGAACAACAGTCTTGGGCACCTGGTGTGATTCTCAtggtgtcctgtgcagggccaggatgCTGGCAGGTCCCTGgtaactcagcatattctaaGAATCTAGGCCAGGGATTTTTTTACCCTTTCTCTGAGTGAGTATTAACTTCAAATTCTGTCTATTTCAGTGTAGCCAGGCCAATCAGTCTGAAGGGTTTGAAACAGATGTTCCTTTAGATTGAAGGAATTATCCTTTGCATTCCACTTGGCTACCTGCAGGTGGACATGTAGGAAAACAAATCTGTTATGGTTGCTGCATGCAACCATACAGAACTACAGAAATATGACTGGTCCTGAACAGCGGCTTGTGAGCAGCCAGTTTCAACTACTCAATGTCTTTTTCTACAGAGCTTGATTATTCCTCTATCACATGAGTGTTGAGCCATATTAATGTTTCACCAGTTGGAAACAACCAAGTATCTCCATTCCTATCCAGCAAGAGTTCTtttgaaaacaacattttcaaaGTGTGACAATGTGTGAGGACAGGTGGTCAGGCCCAGAGTCCCTCTTCAtgtggcagggccaggggtcATTCCAGCAATGTTCTGCCACGAGAAGGCCCTGCACATGCCTTTCTGTattcctttgaaaagaaatgaggtTCATATCTTCCTCAAGACAAACAAAAATCTACTCTAAAAGGTAAAATGAGGTAGTAAAACCTCAAGACCAGTGATTTTAAACGTGCTGGTTTTGACTTCATCACCTGACACCTGCTCAGAGTTCCATAGAAAATCCCATTGGGAAAATCTCCATCTATTTGACCCCTGAATAACTCATCTAACACACCACCACCATCTGTCACAACTTTGACTTTTCTTTTGTCCTGGAAAACATGATAAACATTGATAATTTGGGTCTGTGTTGATGCCTGTCTGCccacagctgaaaaagaaatgtcaaaGTGACAAAGATACCAAAATCAAAGAATTCACTCCTTagaagcagaactcagtttttGTTGGAAGGGAAGCAAGTGTGTGTGTACCAGACCTGAGCAAGCTCAGGCTGCCCATTTGAGATTTATACAAAATAAACCCCCACTTGCTCTGATGTCCAAAAAAGCCCGAGCAAGGCATTTCAGGGTGCAGGGCTGCTCACACAACCCTTTCAGAATGCAAACCAGGACCTTGAGGCAGTTTACACCTCATACAGCACATTGAAAATCTTCTCAAACTTTGCAATGGAACAGGAGAAAATGTATTCATCCTTTAACTTCTAAGGAGCTGAGCTTTGAAAATTTATAATTAACTTGAAATCTCAatgggcaattccagctggGAGGGCAGAACATTATATTGTGAATGTCTTCAGGGTGACAAAagccctgccactgccctgggcaaACCCAGAAACAAACTTCACAGGTTCAGGGAATGAGTTCTTAAAAGTCACTGTGGGATCAACTGAAACTGTATTGAATTTTTCTCCCTTGACTAGGTTCCAAGACAATGTTTTCCTAGCTAAAGAGGAAATGTTCCTACTTGATATATTAATGCATGCATCATTCAGCTACAGCCTAGGGAACAGGGAATAttgaaagaggaaggaaagaaccACTGCATCTTTCAATCCATGTGCATCCTGTTGCTGGCTGTCAAGAGGAAATACCAGTGGAATTCAGAGGAGCACTAGAGAAGTTACTGAATAAAAGAGTTCCAAGGAAGATGGAATTTAATTGATGTGACAGCAAAGAAACCCTCTGCTCAAAGTTTGGCAACCATCTTTATCACGGAGGATTTGCCTGGAACACCCTTCCCTGGAAGGCAATCCCCACATATCCCAGAGAAGCCAAGTACCATTGAGAGGCCACCAACTCTGTTCAAATGAAATAGTGGCCTCTGCAGTTCCTGAACTGCACTGCTCTGGAACTTCTCCCAGGAAATTTTAAGGGCCATGACAAACCATTTCACACAATCAAGGAACCCTTGTGAAGTTCCTCCATGAAGCAGTtaaacagagcagggaaaagaaagagaatggaATAAGGCATGAGGAGCAACAACATGACAAAGTGTTCCTCATTGCCAGCCATTCTAGCAAAGCAACATTGCCCAAAAagttttgaagttttctttctttttgtcacGTGGATTTGCAGCTGGAGACCTCTGGATGAAGTCGATTACAAACTTAATAGGGAGCATTTCCTAACTTGCTCATTAGTATCTAATTTAAACAGTGCAGGAGCAAGTGACAATTAGTGACAAAAGAATAGTGTGGTAGAAAAATTGCTGACACAAACTCCACCATCTCACCTGCTGAAGGATCTTTCCAAGGATGCCCTTGTCCTTTTGCATGACTCCATCTCAGAATTGCAAGCGAGCAAGCAACTCTGGCTTCTTGTAAGTCCTCAGAGCAAGTAAATGAATCACCCTGTCCCTGTAGGGTCTCCGATAAACAGTACTGCAAGGATTCTGTTTACTCTCTGCAGACTTCATGGGCTTTGTTCTCTTGTCCTCAGGGGCAGGACATAAAATGTTTGGTTTGGCTCTTCTCACATCTCCttgttttcccaaaggaaaagaaaagagaaatagaagTGTCAAATGGGAAGTTGGGAGAAGGTAAAAGAGTTGATTTTAAATGATGATGGATCGtcttggggacagagctgcaatgcatatccttgtggatcccttgGAACTCACCTATTCTCTAATTTTTTGACCAAGCCCATCCCTAACTGATACTGTATGGAGCATGTTACAAAGGCACCGTGTACCCTACACCAGCAACCAGACCTGTCTCACCTGAGTTTCTCTGTGTCAGCCCAAAGCAGATGTGGCACAAAGTTCCACAATTGATGCTCTAATGCCAGTCCTCAGACCTCAGGTATTCAATGTTAAATATTCCCTTAGGATCTATGTAGACCACCATCAAGAATCACACAAATCTTCATTCACATGTGAAACAGAATGTCCCCAAGGAGAAATTCAGAAGTTGAGTTTTGTCTCTCCAAAAAGCCACCATGATGCTGCCTTAAAATGCTCTGCACTAGGCTCAGGCAGAGCAAGAGCTGCACTTGCAGGGCcagggatgtccctgcaggcaggtgactgcagcacagccaggtgagaCCCTGTTTTTCTCAGGGCAGCTGGCTGTACCTGGCTTAgctcactgctgcaggcagcaccacTGAGTGCCTGGAAGGGGAATGTACACCTCATGTCTGCCTGGAGCCAGGCTCCTTGGGAAAACTGcactcagaaaatatttatacaaaagGCAGCACCTAAGCACATTGTGCTTTGTGGGAAATGATGGAATCTGCAGGGATAATGACATCAATATCTTCCTTTCACTTTCCTTGAAAAGAACCCAACACAGTATTGTGGCAACACTCACTTGGTAATGACCAAGACCAAAAATAGGATCAAGCATGATTTTCCATATTGACCTTATGAAATTTGCTATGTGACATCCTCAaggtaattttctttcaatttccCAATTAAATTTAATGGATAATGGCAGAGCCCAGGTactccaaaaccaaaaccttagCTACAAAAACTGTGAATTTAAGTGCATAAAGTGGTCCAAACCTTGACCTCCATGCTCCGAATTCCAACCCATCAAGCAGTATGGGAACAAGGAAGGACTAGCAGGCTTTCTCAGGGGAAAACAAACCAGTGGCTAAATTCAGTGACAAGAGACTGCAAGGCTGACCTGAGGGCAAACCACCTCT includes:
- the LOC127061039 gene encoding LOW QUALITY PROTEIN: RNA polymerase II elongation factor ELL2-like (The sequence of the model RefSeq protein was modified relative to this genomic sequence to represent the inferred CDS: substituted 2 bases at 2 genomic stop codons), with the translated sequence MKSAESKQNPCSTVYRRPYRDRVIHLLALRTYKKPELLARLQFXDGVMQKDKGILGKILQQVAKWNAKDNSFNLKEHLFQTLQTDWPGYTEIDRIKYVAIVSLEQCQRYKDDFNAEYEEYRNLHSQIDKTVKRFRQFQEQXKSLTPGSEAYQMLLHQILTDYQQLQQGSPSYTEMKSRCQYLHKNLAHIQSRISEFEQL